From the genome of Acidihalobacter aeolianus:
GACAAGGAATTAGGCATTGCGTTCTGAGAATAGTTCATAGGCATGTAAATCAATCGTTGAAGCATCCAGTGAAGCGGGTTGCGGAAACGAAAGTTATGACCAGGCACCACACCCTGGCAGCGACTCAACAGCTTCCCAAACAAAGCTTCGTACAGCGCATAGGGTTTAGCGTCATTGATTCGGGATAAATTTGAGCGCGACAACTTTGTACTGCCAAGATGATAAAGGCGGTGCACTTGTGCTGAGATATTCTCAACAATATCACGCAAGCTGTTTCGGCCCGCCAACTGCGC
Proteins encoded in this window:
- a CDS encoding DUF4372 domain-containing protein, producing the protein MFSQLLKMIPRHEFETLAKQHHTGRSFRTASRWSQFVSMAMAQLAGRNSLRDIVENISAQVHRLYHLGSTKLSRSNLSRINDAKPYALYEALFGKLLSRCQGVVPGHNFRFRNPLHWMLQRLIYMPMNYSQNAMPNSLSVIELEVTR